In the Bordetella genomosp. 10 genome, one interval contains:
- a CDS encoding threonine aldolase family protein has protein sequence MAASLSNPLQTELPGHFVDLRSDTVTRPTEAMLEAMRAAPIGDDGLDGDPSVRQLESAVAARLGKNAGLFVPSCTMANLLAVLAQTASREQVVLEANAHMYTSERGAATFTNLFYLGVPGVEGAMDLDRLAEGVQGGGHKLKTSLVAMETSHNNAAGAVPSLDYMRAVHELAAARGIAVHLDGARLFNAAVALGVAPDAVARHADTVSLCLSKGLSAPVGAVLSGPAAVIERARALRRMIGGTQRQAGLMAAAGLYAVEHMGARLAQDHARARLLSDGVNAMQGVLRATVPQTNIVQLDVSRSGRDSAAWVRDLEAAGLAVRPWGAARLRCVTHRHIEDSHIARALDSIRAVLARHGQA, from the coding sequence ATGGCAGCCTCTCTTTCCAATCCCCTCCAGACCGAACTTCCCGGCCACTTCGTCGACCTGCGCAGCGACACCGTCACGCGGCCCACCGAGGCCATGCTGGAGGCCATGCGCGCCGCGCCCATCGGCGACGACGGGCTGGACGGCGATCCCTCCGTGCGCCAACTGGAAAGCGCCGTGGCCGCGCGCCTGGGCAAGAACGCGGGCCTGTTCGTGCCGAGCTGCACCATGGCCAACCTGCTGGCGGTGCTGGCGCAGACCGCCAGCCGCGAACAGGTGGTGCTGGAAGCTAACGCCCACATGTACACGTCGGAACGCGGCGCCGCCACCTTCACCAATCTCTTCTACCTGGGCGTGCCCGGCGTGGAAGGCGCCATGGACCTGGACCGCCTGGCCGAAGGCGTGCAGGGCGGCGGCCACAAGCTGAAGACCTCGCTGGTGGCGATGGAAACCTCGCACAACAACGCCGCCGGCGCCGTGCCGTCCCTGGACTACATGCGCGCGGTCCATGAGCTGGCGGCCGCGCGCGGCATCGCGGTGCATCTGGATGGCGCGCGCCTGTTCAACGCGGCGGTGGCCCTGGGCGTGGCGCCGGACGCCGTCGCGCGCCATGCGGACACCGTGTCCCTGTGCCTGTCCAAGGGATTGAGCGCGCCGGTCGGCGCGGTGCTGAGCGGCCCGGCCGCGGTCATCGAGCGCGCCCGCGCGCTGCGCCGCATGATAGGCGGCACGCAGCGCCAGGCCGGCCTGATGGCGGCGGCGGGCTTGTACGCGGTGGAGCACATGGGCGCGCGGCTGGCGCAGGATCACGCCCGGGCGCGCCTGCTGAGCGACGGGGTCAACGCCATGCAAGGCGTCCTGCGCGCCACCGTGCCGCAGACCAATATCGTGCAACTGGACGTGTCGCGCAGCGGACGCGACAGCGCTGCCTGGGTGCGTGACCTCGAAGCGGCCGGCCTGGCCGTGCGTCCCTGGGGCGCGGCGCGCCTGCGCTGCGTCACGCACCGGCACATCGAGGACAGCCATATCGCGCGCGCGCTGGATTCGATACGCGCGGTGCTGGCGCGGCACGGACAGGCTTGA